A genomic region of Trypanosoma brucei brucei TREU927 chromosome 3, complete sequence contains the following coding sequences:
- a CDS encoding serine/threonine-protein kinase, putative — protein MVIWFSAGDGVGFPTPTPWEIQPPRGLTSADGCRGGLRDGGEPAVISRQQRQQKPSRHQQQHHCVRQPKPKVVIQQSDLRDEQFQRLSVLGEGSYSVVVAARHLPSRQVVALKELSRQRLRDAKLETQLQWEINLHRTLRHPNIVRLLSYYITPRSVVLVLELCRGGSLLRRLQATAERRFDEGRATRYIRHVAQALAYLHEHGIVHRDLKPGNILVDARGVARLADFGWSKGLAGSAAAAVITNGYDASEVAPRCAAGETDACSETEDGHGRLTVCGTLDYMPPELLGGTPCSYKADMWSLGALLVEILSGQPPFYRTSQQETLQAIQDEGPQLDVDGSVLSPLARDLALQLLQKDPNVRPTAAEVLQHPWLRGKRPRV, from the coding sequence ATGGTTATTTGGTTTTCCGCTGGTGATGGTGTGGGCTTTCCCACCCCAACACCATGGGAAATTCAACCCCCACGGGGCTTAACCTCCGCTGATGGTTGCCGAGGTGGCCTGAGGGATGGTGGGGAGCCGGCTGTAATCTCCCGTCAACAGCGACAACAAAAGCCTTCTCggcatcaacaacagcatcaTTGTGTGAGACAGCCGAAACCGAAGGTTGTGATCCAGCAGAGTGATCTGCGTGATGAGCAATTCCAGCGGCTGAGCGTGCTGGGGGAGGGTTCGTACTCTGTTGTGGTTGCCGCCCGGCACCTCCCTTCACGTCAAGTCGTTGCGCTGAAAGAACTGTCGCGACAGCGGCTCCGTGATGCTAAGTTAGAGACTCAGCTGCAGTGGGAGATCAATCTCCACCGAACTTTGCGGCACCCCAATATTGTGCGTTTGCTCAGCTATTACATAACTCCGCGAAGTGTCGTGCTTGTGCTGGAACTATGTAGGGGTGGGTCGCTGCTGCGGAGGCTTCAGGCGACGGCGGAGAGACGATTTGACGAGGGCCGGGCGACACGTTATATTCGACATGTTGCTCAGGCACTGGCATATCTTCACGAACACGGCATTGTTCACCGTGACCTAAAGCCGGGAAATATTCTCGTCGACGCCAGAGGTGTAGCACGGCTTGCTGACTTCGGCTGGAGTAAGGGTCTTGCCGGCTCTGCAGCCGCTGCTGTGATAACAAACGGGTATGATGCGTCTGAAGTGGCGCCACGCTGCGCGGCGGGTGAAACCGACGCATGTAGTGAGACGGAGGACGGCCACGGGAGGCTGACAGTGTGTGGGACGCTTGATTATATGCCACCAGAACTTTTGGGCGGCACGCCATGCTCCTACAAGGCTGATATGTGGTCGCTGGGTGCACTCTTGGTGGAAATACTGTCCGGACAACCGCCCTTTTACCGCACGTCTCAGCAGGAGACGTTACAGGCTATTCAAGACGAGGGCCCGCAGCTAGATGTTGATGGTAGTGTCCTTTCACCACTTGCCCGTGATCTCGCCTTGCAGTTGCTGCAGAAAGACCCCAACGTGCGCCCGACCGCTGCCGAGGTGCTGCAGCATCCGTGGTTACGGGGAAAACGTCCTCGCGTGTGA